Proteins co-encoded in one Alphaproteobacteria bacterium PA2 genomic window:
- the leuC gene encoding 3-isopropylmalate dehydratase large subunit, which produces MSGKTLYDKIWDAHLVAEQDGEAILYIDLHLIHEVTTPQAFAGLRAEKRPVRRPDRTLAVADHNIPTEGQAKGVGAVADEEARLQLQTLERNVKDYGIEFFPMGDIRNGIVHVVGPEQGRTQPGMTIVCGDSHTSTHGAFGALAHGIGTSEVEHVLATQTLRAKKAKNMRVTINGTPAPGVGAKDFALAVIGEIGTAGGTGYVIEYAGEAVRALSMEGRMTLCNLTIEGGARAGLVAPDETTFAYLMGRAAAPKAGAWDMALSYWKTLVTDDDAVFDREVVLNAADIAPLVTWGTSPEDVVAVTGVAPSPDQFTTADKKTAVERALDYMGLTAGQPITEAKVDVVFIGSCTNSRIEDLRSAATIVVGRKVASHVRAMVVPGSGLVKAQAEEEGLDAIFIAAGFDWREPGCSMCLGMNPDRLAPGERCASTSNRNFEGRQGRGGRTHLMSPAMAAAAAVAGHIVDVRDYLR; this is translated from the coding sequence ATGTCCGGCAAGACCCTTTATGACAAGATCTGGGATGCGCACCTCGTCGCCGAACAGGACGGCGAGGCCATTCTCTATATCGACCTGCATCTGATCCATGAGGTCACCACCCCCCAGGCTTTTGCAGGCCTGCGAGCAGAGAAGCGCCCGGTCCGGCGACCGGACCGCACCCTGGCGGTGGCGGACCACAACATCCCGACCGAGGGACAGGCCAAAGGCGTCGGCGCCGTGGCCGATGAAGAGGCCCGTCTGCAGCTCCAGACCCTGGAACGCAACGTCAAGGATTACGGGATCGAGTTCTTCCCCATGGGCGACATCCGCAATGGCATTGTCCATGTGGTGGGGCCCGAACAGGGCCGGACCCAGCCGGGCATGACCATTGTCTGCGGCGACAGCCACACCTCGACCCACGGCGCTTTCGGGGCCCTGGCCCATGGCATCGGCACCTCCGAGGTCGAACACGTCCTCGCCACCCAGACCCTCCGCGCCAAGAAGGCGAAGAACATGCGGGTGACCATCAACGGGACCCCGGCGCCCGGCGTTGGCGCCAAGGACTTCGCCCTGGCGGTGATCGGCGAGATCGGGACAGCCGGCGGTACAGGCTATGTGATCGAATATGCCGGCGAGGCGGTTCGCGCGCTTTCCATGGAAGGCCGCATGACCCTCTGCAATCTGACCATCGAAGGCGGCGCCCGGGCCGGACTTGTGGCGCCCGACGAAACCACCTTCGCCTATCTCATGGGTCGCGCCGCCGCCCCCAAGGCCGGCGCCTGGGACATGGCGCTCAGCTACTGGAAGACCCTGGTCACCGATGATGACGCCGTGTTCGACCGGGAGGTTGTCCTCAACGCCGCCGACATTGCGCCCCTGGTCACCTGGGGCACCAGCCCCGAGGATGTGGTGGCTGTGACCGGCGTCGCCCCCAGCCCCGACCAGTTCACCACCGCCGACAAGAAGACCGCAGTGGAACGGGCCCTGGACTATATGGGCCTGACCGCCGGCCAGCCGATCACCGAGGCGAAGGTCGATGTGGTGTTCATCGGCTCCTGCACCAACAGCCGGATCGAGGATCTCCGGTCCGCCGCAACCATAGTCGTGGGTCGCAAGGTCGCGTCCCACGTCCGCGCCATGGTCGTCCCTGGATCTGGTCTGGTGAAGGCCCAGGCCGAGGAAGAAGGCCTGGACGCCATCTTCATCGCCGCCGGCTTTGACTGGCGCGAGCCGGGCTGCTCCATGTGCCTGGGCATGAACCCGGACCGCCTGGCGCCCGGCGAGCGCTGCGCCTCCACCTCAAACCGCAATTTCGAGGGCCGGCAGGGCCGGGGCGGGCGCACCCACCTGATGAGCCCGGCCATGGCCGCGGC
- a CDS encoding LysR family transcriptional regulator, with product MSTEPAWDLYQSLHAVLQTGSFSAAARARGLTQPTLGRHIESLEQSLGAPLFLRSSRGLTPTDLAETLRPHLDEMAAAAGAALRDASGAADGERGVVRVAVSEFMGVEVLPPILSSFHEKHPDIVIEMVLSDKTEDLSRRDADIAVRMIRPTQGALVARKIGAIRLGFYASESYVARHGVPAGFDDLRNGHTLIGYDRERIDLEALRHVDFGGIDITRNTFQVRTDNNVAQVASVRAGLGIGAVQNTLARRWGLVPVMPNAFHFELEVWVAMHENLKGSRRMRLMFDHLAEGLAVFLAEEKKA from the coding sequence ATGAGCACAGAACCTGCCTGGGACCTCTATCAGAGCCTGCACGCCGTCCTCCAGACCGGCAGCTTCTCCGCAGCCGCCCGGGCCAGGGGCCTGACCCAACCGACCCTTGGACGTCACATTGAGTCCCTGGAACAAAGCCTGGGAGCGCCCCTTTTCCTGCGCAGCTCCCGGGGGCTGACCCCGACCGATCTGGCCGAGACCCTGCGGCCTCACCTGGATGAAATGGCCGCCGCTGCTGGCGCGGCCCTGCGCGACGCTTCTGGCGCAGCCGATGGTGAGCGCGGCGTGGTCCGGGTGGCGGTCAGCGAATTCATGGGGGTGGAGGTCCTGCCGCCCATCCTCTCCAGCTTCCACGAAAAGCACCCGGATATCGTCATCGAGATGGTCCTGTCCGACAAGACCGAGGACCTCTCCCGTCGGGATGCCGACATCGCCGTGCGCATGATCCGCCCCACCCAGGGCGCCCTTGTGGCGCGGAAGATCGGCGCCATTCGCCTAGGCTTCTATGCGTCGGAGAGCTATGTGGCGCGACACGGGGTTCCGGCCGGGTTCGATGACCTGCGGAACGGCCACACCCTGATCGGCTATGACCGCGAGCGCATTGATCTGGAAGCCCTGCGCCATGTGGACTTCGGCGGCATCGACATTACCCGCAACACCTTCCAGGTCCGGACCGACAACAATGTGGCCCAGGTGGCTTCAGTCCGTGCTGGCCTGGGCATTGGCGCGGTGCAGAACACCCTGGCCCGACGCTGGGGTCTGGTGCCTGTCATGCCCAACGCCTTCCACTTCGAACTGGAGGTCTGGGTGGCCATGCATGAGAACCTCAAGGGCTCCCGGCGCATGCGTCTGATGTTCGATCATCTGGCCGAGGGCCTGGCCGTCTTCCTTGCGGAAGAGAAGAAGGCCTAG
- the rfbA gene encoding glucose-1-phosphate thymidylyltransferase: protein MKGIILAGGSGTRLHPATLAVNKQLLPIYDKPMIYYPMSVLMLAGIREILLISSPEYIDNYRRLFGTGEDLGLEIQYKIQPSPDGLAQAFVLGEDFIGDDRAALVLGDNIFFGAGMSALLARAVKREKGATVFSYQVDTPEAYGVVELDSDGRAISLEEKPQAPKSRQAVTGLYFYDNRVVELAKKVKPSARGEYEITDLNRAYMEMGELYVEQLSRGYAWLDTGTHESLIEASEFVRAVQKRQGVQVACLEEIAFHNGFITRDQLKARGEVFGKTAYGRYLLDVVAQAGG from the coding sequence ATGAAGGGCATCATCCTCGCCGGTGGATCCGGCACCCGGCTGCACCCGGCCACCCTGGCGGTGAACAAGCAGCTGCTGCCGATCTATGACAAGCCGATGATCTATTATCCCATGTCGGTGCTGATGCTGGCCGGCATCCGGGAGATCCTGCTGATCTCGTCGCCGGAATATATCGACAACTACCGCCGCCTGTTCGGCACTGGCGAAGATCTGGGCCTGGAAATCCAGTACAAGATACAGCCCAGCCCCGATGGCCTGGCCCAGGCCTTCGTCCTGGGAGAAGACTTCATCGGTGACGATCGGGCCGCCCTGGTCCTGGGCGACAACATCTTCTTCGGCGCCGGCATGTCGGCCCTGCTGGCCCGGGCGGTGAAGCGGGAAAAGGGCGCCACCGTCTTTTCCTATCAGGTGGATACGCCCGAAGCCTACGGCGTCGTCGAACTGGACAGTGACGGTCGCGCCATCAGCCTTGAGGAAAAGCCCCAGGCGCCCAAGTCCCGGCAAGCCGTTACAGGTCTCTATTTCTACGACAACCGGGTCGTGGAGCTGGCCAAGAAGGTCAAGCCGTCGGCCCGGGGCGAATACGAGATCACCGATCTCAACCGCGCCTATATGGAAATGGGCGAGCTCTATGTGGAGCAGCTTTCCCGGGGCTATGCCTGGCTCGACACCGGCACCCATGAGAGCCTGATCGAAGCCTCCGAGTTTGTCCGCGCCGTCCAGAAGCGTCAGGGGGTCCAGGTGGCCTGCCTGGAGGAAATCGCCTTCCACAACGGCTTCATCACCCGTGACCAGTTGAAGGCCCGCGGGGAAGTATTCGGCAAGACGGCCTACGGCCGCTATCTTCTGGACGTTGTGGCCCAGGCCGGAGGCTAG